One window of the Colias croceus chromosome 5, ilColCroc2.1 genome contains the following:
- the LOC123691736 gene encoding glycine N-methyltransferase, which produces MAADKVFHSRSQGIPSEGVKDQYADGIAARIWKKYIGDSNQRTQNYKDFLTGILRKHGCVNVLDAACGTGIDSMMLVDEGFKVVSVDASDKMLKHALKARWEKRKDPRYDEWVIEEASWETLPQDVDSFLPGAKFDAVICLGNSFAHLLDDYEDQRTQKMCLENFAKVLKPGGLLFIDHRNYDAMIDSGATPGHSIYYNSKYPVDIKTSVLVVRGKPELVALDYCICPTENGDVSQRSEFRLCYYPHKLNRFTQMLDEAFKNRAKHDIYADFKELSQVPEPAYYIHVMKKL; this is translated from the exons ATGGCAGCGGACAAAGTATTCCACTCCAGGTCCCAAGGCATCCCTTCAGAGGGTGTCAAGGATCAGTACGCGGATGGCATAGCCGCGAGGATATGGAAGAAGTACATTGGAGACAGCAACCAGAGAACCCAAAATTATAAGGACTTTCTCACTGGTATATTGAGGAAACACGGCTGCGTTAATGTGCTGGATGCTGCTTGTGGTACAGg TATAGATTCAATGATGCTAGTAGACGAGGGCTTCAAAGTTGTATCGGTGGACGCGTCGGACAAGATGCTGAAACATGCGCTCAAAGCGCGATGGGAGAAGAGAAAGGATCCGCGGTATGATGAGTGgg taaTCGAAGAAGCTTCCTGGGAAACCCTGCCTCAAGACGTCGACTCATTCCTGCCAGGCGCTAAATTCGACGCAGTTATTTGCCTAGGAAACTCTTTCGCCCATCTTCTAGACGACTACGAGGACCAAAGAACACAGAAGATGTGCTTAGAGAATTTCGCGAAAGTTCTGAAACCCGGCGGTCTTTTGTTTATAGACCACAGAAATTATGACGCCATGATCGACAGTGGCGCTACTCCAGGccattctatttattataat AGCAAATATCCAGTTGACATCAAAACATCTGTGTTGGTGGTGCGCGGGAAACCTGAACTCGTCGCTTTGGACTATTGCATCTGCCCCACAGAGAACGGAGATGTGTCACAAAGGAG TGAATTCCGTCTCTGCTACTACCCGCACAAGCTGAACAGATTCACGCAGATGCTAGACGAAGCGTTCAAAAACCGTGCGAAACATGACATTTACGCAGACTTCAAAGAGCTGTCACAAGTGCCCGAGCCCGCGTATTATATCCACGTTATGAAGAAACTTTAG
- the LOC123691737 gene encoding protein transport protein Sec61 subunit gamma, whose protein sequence is MDQIVKFVEPGRQFAKDSIRLVRRCTKPDRKEFQKIAIATAIGFCIMGFIGFFVKLIHIPINNIIVGS, encoded by the exons ATGGATCAAATCGTAAAGTTTGTAGAGCCAGGCAGGCAATTCGCCAAGGATTCTATCAGATTAGTCAGAAGGTGCACAAAGCCTGACAGAAAAG AATTCCAAAAGATCGCCATCGCTACAGCTATAGGTTTCTGCATCATGGGCTTCATCGGTTTCTTCGTAAAGCTGATACACATTCCCATCAATAACATTATTGTCGGCTCATAG